Proteins from a single region of Dysosmobacter acutus:
- a CDS encoding SpoIID/LytB domain-containing protein produces MKRFWTAAALGALLACLTCVSALGAVNDMLKVGLRYGSDALYSANLENYTGNGSGYSFGYFDEGRGFVSLGSTSYTTISMTQDGNIYVASDGTYSSTAPSGAFSVIGGYHVQLPGSYPSYESAQSAAGAYDGFAAYVGGTFYARVGSYSSYGEAQSAAAGYGGDVAEPSSTGVTVTVTGTTRILFQFDCYGARSLGVQPGGAANPVTWFKGYRYYGAFEYQRVTGGRINVINVVDLDDYVKGVIPYEMSGDWPLEALKAQAVCARTYGARTTKHLSSYGFDLCGGTDCQVYRGTASATSNSNRAVEETAGQCLYYNGSYIDAVYHASDGGATEDAANVWGGDTGYLIGKQDPYEGTISIPNYQYTVSYTPSQLTSILQAKGYSIGTIVNVYVSERTNMGNVCKVTFVDSSGKELTVSREACRTVFYSSTYNKSVRSMRFDIAGGSGGVPSSGCYVNNASNRLSSLSGAYTISGSGTVGRYSDKSAYVITSSGTSRLASPDPSSVPSGEGFTITGTGNGHNVGMSQYGAKAMAEQGYRCEDILQFYYTGVSIW; encoded by the coding sequence ATGAAGAGATTTTGGACTGCGGCCGCGTTGGGCGCGCTGCTGGCGTGCCTTACATGCGTCAGCGCGCTCGGGGCCGTCAACGACATGCTGAAGGTGGGGCTGCGCTACGGCTCCGACGCCCTGTATTCCGCCAACCTGGAGAATTACACCGGCAACGGCTCGGGGTACTCCTTTGGGTATTTTGACGAGGGGCGCGGCTTTGTGTCCCTTGGGAGCACCTCGTACACCACCATCTCCATGACCCAGGACGGCAACATCTATGTCGCCTCCGACGGCACCTATTCCTCCACCGCACCCTCCGGAGCCTTCTCCGTGATCGGGGGATACCATGTGCAGCTCCCGGGAAGCTATCCCTCCTATGAAAGCGCCCAGTCGGCCGCAGGCGCCTATGACGGGTTTGCGGCCTATGTGGGCGGGACATTCTATGCAAGGGTTGGCTCCTATTCCTCCTACGGGGAGGCCCAGTCGGCTGCCGCAGGCTATGGCGGGGACGTAGCCGAACCAAGCAGCACCGGCGTGACCGTCACCGTGACCGGAACCACCAGGATTCTCTTCCAGTTCGACTGCTATGGCGCAAGGAGCCTCGGCGTCCAGCCGGGAGGCGCCGCGAATCCCGTCACCTGGTTTAAGGGCTATCGCTATTACGGCGCCTTTGAATATCAGCGCGTCACCGGCGGCAGGATTAATGTGATCAACGTGGTGGATTTGGACGACTATGTCAAGGGCGTGATCCCCTATGAGATGAGCGGGGACTGGCCCCTGGAGGCTCTGAAGGCCCAGGCGGTCTGCGCCAGAACCTACGGCGCCCGGACCACAAAGCACCTGAGCTCCTATGGGTTTGACCTGTGCGGCGGCACCGACTGCCAGGTCTACCGCGGGACGGCCAGCGCCACCTCCAACAGCAACCGGGCGGTGGAGGAGACAGCGGGGCAGTGCCTCTACTATAACGGCAGCTACATCGACGCGGTCTACCACGCCTCAGATGGAGGCGCCACCGAAGATGCGGCCAACGTCTGGGGCGGGGATACAGGCTATCTCATCGGGAAACAGGACCCCTATGAGGGCACCATCTCCATCCCCAATTATCAGTATACCGTCAGCTATACCCCATCTCAGCTCACCTCCATTTTACAGGCCAAAGGGTATTCCATCGGAACAATTGTCAATGTGTATGTCTCAGAACGCACCAATATGGGCAATGTATGTAAGGTGACCTTTGTGGACAGCTCCGGAAAGGAGCTCACCGTCTCCCGGGAAGCCTGCCGGACGGTGTTTTACAGCAGTACATATAATAAATCGGTCCGCAGCATGCGCTTCGACATCGCCGGAGGCAGCGGAGGAGTGCCGTCCTCCGGATGCTATGTGAACAACGCCTCCAACCGCCTCTCCTCTCTCAGCGGAGCCTATACCATCTCCGGAAGCGGAACCGTGGGCCGCTACAGCGACAAAAGCGCCTATGTCATCACCTCTTCGGGCACAAGCCGCCTTGCCTCTCCCGACCCGTCCTCCGTCCCCTCCGGCGAGGGCTTTACCATCACCGGGACAGGAAACGGCCACAATGTGGGGATGAGCCAGTACGGCGCAAAGGCCATGGCGGAGCAGGGATATCGCTGCGAGGATATCTTACAGTTCTATTATACGGGAGTTTCCATTTGGTGA
- the queA gene encoding tRNA preQ1(34) S-adenosylmethionine ribosyltransferase-isomerase QueA produces MKTSDFYFDLPKELIAQTPLEKRDGSRLLVLNRATGETEHRHFYELPQFLSPNDCLILNDSRVLPARLLGQRLPGGGACEILLLIDRGEQVWECLVRPGKKLRSGQRVSFGNGELTAEIVGEVEGGNRLVRFAYEGIFLEVLERLGKMPLPPYIKEELQDQERYQTVYSKVLGSAAAPTAGLHFTPELLGRISELGVGVGYVTLHVGLGTFRPVKEDTIEDHEMHSEYCVIPQETADLINRTHAKGGRVICVGTTSCRTLESWAAPDGTMRARAGWTNIYIYPGYQFKVMDALVTNFHLPESTLIMLVSAFAGREHILEAYQEAVREQYRFFSFGDAMFIR; encoded by the coding sequence ATGAAAACTTCGGACTTTTATTTTGACCTTCCCAAGGAATTGATTGCGCAGACACCGCTGGAAAAACGGGACGGGTCCCGTCTTCTGGTGCTCAACCGTGCCACCGGCGAAACGGAGCACCGCCACTTCTATGAGCTGCCTCAATTCCTTTCCCCTAATGACTGCCTGATCCTCAACGACTCCAGGGTCCTGCCCGCCCGTCTTTTGGGCCAGCGGCTGCCGGGCGGAGGCGCCTGTGAAATCCTGCTGCTGATCGACAGGGGGGAACAGGTGTGGGAGTGTCTGGTGCGCCCCGGAAAAAAGCTGCGTTCCGGCCAGCGCGTCAGCTTCGGCAACGGAGAGCTGACGGCGGAGATCGTGGGTGAGGTGGAGGGCGGAAACCGCCTGGTGCGCTTTGCATACGAGGGCATCTTCCTGGAGGTGCTGGAGCGCCTGGGCAAGATGCCCCTGCCGCCCTACATCAAGGAGGAGCTTCAGGACCAGGAGCGGTATCAAACCGTGTACTCCAAGGTTCTGGGCTCCGCCGCGGCGCCGACGGCAGGGCTTCATTTCACACCGGAGCTGCTTGGCAGAATTTCAGAGCTGGGCGTGGGCGTGGGATATGTGACGCTCCACGTGGGACTGGGCACCTTCCGCCCTGTGAAAGAGGATACCATCGAGGACCACGAGATGCACAGCGAGTACTGCGTCATCCCGCAGGAGACAGCCGACCTCATCAACAGGACACACGCAAAAGGCGGGCGGGTGATCTGCGTGGGCACCACCTCCTGCCGGACACTGGAGTCCTGGGCCGCTCCCGACGGCACCATGAGGGCCAGAGCGGGGTGGACCAACATCTATATCTATCCCGGCTATCAGTTTAAGGTGATGGACGCACTTGTCACAAATTTCCACCTGCCTGAGTCCACGCTGATCATGCTGGTTTCCGCATTTGCAGGGCGGGAGCATATTCTGGAGGCCTATCAGGAGGCGGTGCGGGAGCAGTACCGCTTTTTCTCCTTTGGGGATGCCATGTTCATTCGTTGA
- a CDS encoding TfoX/Sxy family DNA transformation protein: MELTDLPNIGPVLEGHLRSVGIISPESLRRCGAAEAFVRIRAQTDKTACLHKLLALEAAVEGIPKKELSAEKKAELKAFYKSLA, translated from the coding sequence ATGGAATTGACCGACCTGCCCAATATCGGCCCTGTACTGGAGGGGCATCTGCGCAGTGTGGGCATTATAAGCCCGGAATCGCTGCGCCGGTGCGGTGCGGCGGAGGCATTTGTGCGGATTCGCGCCCAGACGGACAAGACCGCCTGCCTTCACAAGCTCTTGGCTCTGGAGGCCGCGGTGGAGGGAATTCCCAAGAAGGAGCTGTCCGCTGAGAAAAAGGCAGAGCTGAAAGCCTTTTATAAAAGTTTAGCGTAG
- the tgt gene encoding tRNA guanosine(34) transglycosylase Tgt, whose translation MFTLIKTQGRARRGTFTCAHGGTVQTPVFMNVGTQAAIKGGLSAHDLKEIGCQIELSNTYHLHLRPGDEVVRSMGGLHSFMDWDGPILTDSGGFQVFSLSSLRKIREEGVYFSSHLDGRKIFMGPEESMRIQSNLGSDIAMAFDECVENPATHDYAKQSCERTLRWLERCKAEHDRLGALPDTVNPGQLLFGINQGATFADLRVWHMKEIARIDCDGYAIGGLAVGEPTEVMYEIIDAVEPHMPFDKPRYLMGVGTPSNIIEGVARGVDFFDCVMPARNARHGKLFTWGGTMNLKNEKYKTDPLPIDPECDCPVCRSFSRAYLRHLFKAEEVLALRLAVMHNLYFYNKLMEKIRNALDEGTFEAFRARYSGRLEERI comes from the coding sequence ATGTTCACACTGATCAAGACCCAGGGCCGCGCCCGGCGCGGTACCTTTACCTGCGCCCATGGCGGTACGGTGCAAACCCCTGTCTTTATGAACGTTGGGACGCAGGCGGCCATCAAGGGCGGCCTCTCCGCCCACGATTTAAAGGAGATCGGGTGCCAGATCGAGCTTTCCAACACCTATCATCTCCACCTTCGGCCTGGGGATGAGGTGGTGCGGAGTATGGGCGGCCTTCACAGCTTTATGGACTGGGATGGCCCAATCCTCACCGACTCCGGCGGGTTTCAGGTGTTTTCCCTGTCCTCTTTGCGCAAGATTCGGGAGGAGGGGGTTTATTTTTCCTCCCATCTGGATGGGCGGAAGATTTTTATGGGGCCGGAGGAGTCCATGCGGATTCAGTCCAACTTAGGCTCAGACATCGCCATGGCCTTTGACGAATGCGTGGAGAATCCCGCCACCCACGACTACGCCAAACAGTCCTGTGAACGGACGCTGCGCTGGCTGGAACGGTGTAAGGCGGAACATGACCGGCTGGGCGCCCTGCCTGATACGGTGAACCCAGGCCAGCTGCTCTTTGGCATCAATCAGGGCGCCACTTTCGCAGACCTCCGGGTGTGGCACATGAAGGAGATCGCAAGGATAGACTGTGACGGCTATGCCATCGGCGGACTTGCCGTGGGGGAGCCCACGGAGGTGATGTACGAAATTATTGACGCGGTGGAGCCCCATATGCCTTTCGATAAGCCCCGCTACCTCATGGGTGTGGGGACGCCCTCCAATATCATCGAGGGGGTGGCAAGGGGAGTGGACTTTTTCGACTGCGTCATGCCGGCCCGCAACGCCCGCCACGGAAAGCTCTTCACCTGGGGCGGGACGATGAACCTGAAGAACGAAAAATACAAGACCGACCCGCTTCCCATCGACCCGGAGTGCGACTGCCCGGTCTGCCGCAGCTTTTCCCGGGCCTATCTCAGGCACCTCTTCAAAGCGGAGGAGGTACTGGCGCTGCGGCTGGCGGTGATGCACAACCTGTATTTTTATAACAAACTGATGGAAAAAATCCGGAATGCCTTGGATGAGGGCACTTTCGAAGCATTCCGTGCCAGGTACAGCGGAAGGCTGGAAGAGCGGATTTGA
- the yajC gene encoding preprotein translocase subunit YajC, translated as MNSQTSSILMLVVLIAVFYFMLIRPENKRKKAAEQMRNSLKKGDTITTIGGIVGKIVTVTESTIVIETSEDRVRLELTKWAVSTTGVQASTEPVKGKKKKDEDDIPEEEESTVECPVDEIPAPEEEKQD; from the coding sequence ATGAATTCACAAACTTCTTCCATTCTGATGCTGGTAGTACTGATCGCCGTCTTTTACTTTATGCTGATCCGCCCTGAGAATAAGCGGAAAAAGGCTGCGGAGCAGATGCGCAACAGCCTGAAAAAGGGCGATACGATTACCACCATCGGCGGGATCGTGGGCAAGATCGTGACTGTGACCGAGAGCACCATCGTCATTGAAACCAGCGAGGACCGCGTCCGCCTTGAACTCACCAAGTGGGCGGTTTCCACCACCGGCGTCCAGGCCTCCACCGAGCCTGTCAAGGGCAAGAAGAAAAAGGACGAGGATGATATCCCCGAAGAAGAGGAGAGCACTGTGGAGTGTCCCGTGGATGAAATCCCCGCTCCGGAAGAGGAAAAACAGGACTGA
- a CDS encoding TIGR04086 family membrane protein encodes MSKGKTAITVGKGIGISLALYLLLQFLWALLLIKSVVPEERAGVLVTVSCGIAAFVGARFAAKKGAGFPSALGSTCGFLALVLLAGYLIFDGMAQQGWILLAVGLVCGCVAGMSKVGKKKRKKRKR; translated from the coding sequence ATGTCTAAGGGAAAAACGGCCATCACAGTGGGGAAGGGAATCGGCATATCACTGGCGCTGTATCTGCTGCTCCAGTTTTTATGGGCGCTGCTTCTGATCAAGTCCGTTGTTCCGGAGGAGCGCGCCGGAGTGCTGGTGACAGTGAGCTGTGGAATCGCCGCGTTTGTTGGCGCGCGCTTTGCCGCAAAAAAAGGCGCTGGATTCCCGTCGGCTCTGGGGAGCACATGCGGCTTTTTGGCGCTGGTGCTGCTTGCCGGCTACCTGATCTTTGACGGCATGGCGCAGCAGGGCTGGATCCTTCTGGCCGTGGGGCTGGTATGCGGATGTGTCGCCGGGATGAGCAAGGTGGGGAAGAAAAAGCGGAAAAAGCGGAAGCGTTGA
- a CDS encoding stage II sporulation protein M: MNKPLGRRTEDRQTVHLVLLSLCFAVGVILGQVFSAKASNDQELTRYLSEFFQISETLETGMFLPALLIYFRYPLMAFLLGFASIGALLLPLVSAAFGFFLSFSACCFAGAYGKEGILLAAAVLGLRCLITLPCYFWLAVPSFRNSISLALLSFGKGRRSAPVVYDAAWFLRFAACVAVLLVGVLCEVYLSPLLVRLACARIL; the protein is encoded by the coding sequence ATGAACAAACCGCTGGGCAGGCGGACGGAGGATCGGCAGACTGTACACCTTGTGCTGCTGTCCCTCTGCTTTGCAGTCGGCGTAATTTTAGGACAGGTCTTCAGCGCTAAGGCATCCAACGACCAGGAGCTGACACGGTATCTTAGTGAGTTCTTTCAAATCAGCGAAACGCTGGAGACGGGGATGTTCCTTCCGGCGCTGCTGATTTATTTTCGTTATCCGCTGATGGCCTTTTTGCTGGGCTTTGCGTCGATTGGGGCGCTGCTGCTGCCGCTGGTGTCGGCAGCATTTGGCTTCTTTCTCTCCTTTTCCGCCTGCTGTTTTGCCGGCGCCTATGGAAAAGAGGGGATTTTGCTGGCTGCGGCCGTGCTGGGGCTGCGCTGCCTTATTACGCTGCCCTGCTACTTTTGGCTGGCGGTGCCGTCCTTTCGAAACTCCATCTCCCTGGCGCTGCTCTCCTTTGGAAAGGGGAGGCGGTCGGCGCCAGTGGTTTACGATGCGGCCTGGTTTTTGCGCTTTGCCGCCTGTGTGGCGGTGCTGCTGGTCGGTGTTTTGTGTGAGGTCTATCTTTCGCCGCTCTTGGTGCGGCTTGCCTGCGCGCGGATTCTATAG
- the xerD gene encoding site-specific tyrosine recombinase XerD translates to MAADYIAGYRDYLTDVKHSSANTVSSYLRDVTQFHTYLEDNGQSDFKKVKPETIKTYMTWMLGKGKSATSVTRSVASLKSFYGYMVSYGFMKTSPAKGVAAAKVERKYPQILTSKEVELFLEQPQCVDAKGYRDHAMLELLYATGIRVSELISLNLEDLNLAAGLVHCASKGKERIIPLYHTAVKALQDYVKDIRPQIISDADERALFVNMNGERMSRQGFWKIIKYYQEKAGIEKDITPHTLRHSFAAHLLENGADLRSIQEMLGHADISSTQIYTHMVKKQLKDVYNKAHPRA, encoded by the coding sequence TTGGCAGCGGATTATATCGCCGGATATCGCGACTATCTGACGGATGTCAAGCACTCCTCCGCCAATACGGTCAGTTCTTATCTGAGAGACGTCACCCAGTTTCACACCTATCTGGAGGACAACGGGCAGAGTGATTTCAAAAAGGTAAAGCCCGAGACCATTAAAACCTACATGACCTGGATGTTAGGAAAAGGGAAGTCCGCCACCTCCGTCACCCGGTCGGTGGCGTCGCTGAAGTCCTTTTACGGCTACATGGTCAGCTATGGCTTCATGAAGACCTCTCCTGCAAAGGGAGTGGCTGCGGCCAAGGTGGAGCGCAAATATCCCCAGATCCTCACAAGCAAAGAGGTAGAGCTCTTTTTGGAGCAGCCCCAATGTGTGGATGCCAAAGGGTACCGGGATCACGCCATGCTGGAGCTGCTGTACGCGACCGGCATTCGGGTCAGCGAGCTGATCTCGCTGAACTTAGAGGACCTGAATCTGGCCGCCGGGCTGGTACACTGTGCAAGCAAGGGAAAAGAGCGGATCATCCCGCTGTACCACACTGCGGTAAAGGCGTTGCAGGACTATGTTAAGGACATACGCCCCCAGATCATCTCCGACGCCGACGAACGTGCCCTGTTTGTGAATATGAACGGCGAGCGCATGAGCAGGCAGGGATTCTGGAAGATCATCAAATACTATCAGGAGAAAGCCGGCATTGAGAAGGACATCACCCCTCATACGCTGCGCCACTCCTTTGCAGCCCATCTGCTGGAAAACGGCGCAGACCTCCGGTCCATCCAGGAGATGCTGGGCCACGCGGACATCTCCTCCACCCAGATTTACACCCATATGGTGAAAAAGCAGCTGAAGGACGTATACAACAAGGCCCATCCCCGGGCATAG
- a CDS encoding sigma-70 family RNA polymerase sigma factor — translation MEQMEFAGRVECIRERLYRTAYLYLGSQADAMEAVDESVYQGLRALKKLRQPEFFETWLTRILINQCKKELRRRKRMSPEETLPEAASEQYDALPLREAIGRLPEELRSLVILRYFGGYTLQETALSLGIPQGTASTRQRRALSLLRLELGEEEHNEPKRGV, via the coding sequence ATGGAGCAGATGGAGTTTGCCGGACGGGTGGAGTGCATCCGGGAGCGGCTCTACCGTACGGCATATCTGTACCTTGGCAGCCAGGCCGACGCCATGGAGGCGGTGGATGAAAGCGTCTACCAGGGGCTGCGGGCACTAAAGAAACTGCGTCAGCCGGAGTTTTTCGAAACCTGGCTCACCCGCATTCTGATCAATCAATGCAAAAAGGAGCTGCGTCGGAGAAAGCGTATGAGTCCGGAGGAGACGCTGCCGGAGGCGGCATCGGAACAATATGACGCACTACCGCTCCGGGAAGCCATCGGCCGTCTGCCGGAGGAGCTGCGCAGCCTCGTGATCCTGCGGTATTTCGGCGGCTACACCCTGCAGGAGACGGCCCTGAGCCTGGGAATTCCCCAGGGTACCGCATCCACAAGACAGCGCAGGGCACTGAGCCTTCTGCGCCTGGAGTTGGGAGAGGAGGAACACAATGAACCGAAAAGAGGAGTATAG
- a CDS encoding DUF4179 domain-containing protein, with protein MNRKEEYSKLMEEVSQVPPELAYTVQRAQARLRTRKRLRKFLGVPVGSVLVFLVSFTLLVNLLPTFAYACGRVPVLRELAKAVSWSASLSAAVEHEYVQPIEQEQTENNVTARVEYVIVDQKQLIIFYSLDSGLYEHLEIMPELHSLSGEPMEGFSLMYGDYGVPNGELNYLTADFENSMPDGLQLKMQVADYSHEMDYKEPEESGILAHPEHEEMEYVAEFTFSLHFDSYYTAQGDRIAVDQDFEIDGQTLTLQEAEIYPTHIRLNFTDDPENTAWLKDLEFYLENEEGQRFDPVSNGVTATGRADSPMMDSFRVESSFFASSKHLTLHITGATWLDKEREKVELNLRECTAEFLPQGVEFIRSEEMKNGWILTFRAPKREESAFYQLWSQTFYDAQGHSYEIRSWSTGIDPEGGEDTFSQEFPLVGYTEGSVWLEPAFTRMETLTLPVAVDIR; from the coding sequence ATGAACCGAAAAGAGGAGTATAGCAAGTTGATGGAGGAGGTCAGTCAGGTTCCGCCAGAGCTTGCCTACACCGTACAGCGGGCCCAGGCCCGTCTGCGAACCAGGAAGCGTCTGCGCAAATTCCTGGGCGTGCCGGTGGGCAGCGTCCTGGTGTTCTTGGTCAGCTTTACGCTTCTGGTGAACCTGCTGCCAACCTTTGCCTACGCCTGCGGCCGGGTGCCGGTGCTGCGGGAACTGGCCAAGGCCGTGTCCTGGTCAGCCTCCCTCAGCGCGGCGGTGGAACACGAATATGTGCAGCCCATTGAGCAGGAACAGACGGAAAACAACGTCACCGCCCGGGTGGAGTACGTCATTGTGGATCAAAAACAGCTGATCATCTTCTACAGCCTGGACTCCGGGCTCTATGAGCATCTGGAGATCATGCCGGAGCTCCACAGCCTGAGCGGCGAACCCATGGAGGGATTCAGCCTGATGTACGGCGACTACGGCGTTCCCAACGGGGAGCTCAATTACCTGACGGCGGACTTTGAGAACAGCATGCCGGACGGCTTGCAGCTTAAAATGCAGGTGGCGGATTACAGCCACGAAATGGACTACAAGGAACCCGAAGAGAGCGGCATTCTGGCTCATCCGGAACATGAGGAGATGGAGTACGTGGCGGAATTCACTTTCTCCCTCCACTTTGACTCCTACTATACGGCTCAGGGCGACCGGATTGCCGTGGATCAGGACTTTGAGATAGACGGTCAGACTCTGACGCTTCAGGAGGCTGAGATATACCCCACCCATATCCGGCTGAATTTCACGGACGATCCGGAGAACACGGCCTGGCTCAAGGATTTGGAGTTCTATCTGGAAAATGAGGAGGGCCAGCGTTTTGATCCCGTTTCCAACGGCGTGACCGCCACCGGCAGGGCGGACTCCCCCATGATGGACTCCTTCCGGGTGGAAAGCAGTTTTTTTGCAAGCAGCAAGCATCTGACGCTGCACATCACTGGGGCGACATGGCTGGATAAGGAGCGGGAAAAAGTGGAGCTGAACCTGCGGGAGTGCACAGCGGAGTTCCTGCCTCAAGGCGTGGAATTCATCCGCTCGGAGGAGATGAAAAACGGATGGATTCTGACGTTCCGGGCGCCGAAACGGGAGGAGAGCGCCTTCTACCAGCTCTGGAGCCAGACCTTCTATGACGCGCAGGGCCATTCGTATGAGATTCGCTCTTGGAGCACTGGGATCGACCCGGAGGGCGGGGAGGACACCTTCAGCCAGGAGTTTCCCCTGGTGGGCTATACGGAGGGTTCGGTTTGGCTGGAACCCGCCTTCACCAGGATGGAGACCCTTACTCTGCCGGTTGCCGTGGATATTCGATAG
- the ruvC gene encoding crossover junction endodeoxyribonuclease RuvC, which yields MLILGIDPGIATIGFGLVASDRGQVKMVRYGVITTPAGLPLSKRLFQIESDMETLIGQLHPDAVSVEELFFNNNITTGIAVAHGRGVILYAAEKCGIPLFEYTPSQVKQAVVGYGKAEKRQVMDMTRRLLKLDAVPRPDDAADALALAICHARSATSLLKQNPEAKSTV from the coding sequence ATGCTGATTTTGGGGATCGATCCCGGTATTGCCACCATTGGGTTTGGTCTGGTGGCATCTGACAGGGGACAGGTGAAAATGGTGCGCTACGGTGTGATCACCACGCCAGCCGGCCTGCCGCTTTCCAAGCGGCTCTTCCAGATTGAATCGGATATGGAGACGCTGATCGGCCAGCTGCATCCGGACGCCGTCTCTGTGGAAGAGCTTTTTTTCAACAACAACATCACCACTGGAATCGCCGTGGCCCATGGCCGCGGCGTGATCCTGTACGCAGCGGAAAAGTGCGGCATTCCTCTTTTTGAGTATACCCCCTCCCAGGTCAAGCAGGCGGTGGTGGGATACGGCAAGGCGGAAAAGCGGCAGGTGATGGATATGACCCGGCGGCTGCTGAAGTTGGACGCGGTCCCCCGGCCGGACGACGCGGCCGACGCGCTGGCACTGGCCATCTGCCACGCCCGCAGCGCCACGTCTCTTTTGAAACAGAACCCGGAGGCAAAGTCCACGGTTTAA
- the ruvA gene encoding Holliday junction branch migration protein RuvA: MFYYLDGTVAELQPYLAVIDCGGVGYACMTTNNTLSALKKGERARLYTYLHVGENVFGLYGFRTQSELNSFKMLISVSGVGPKAALAILSVGTPETLAMAIVTGDEKALTVAPGIGKKIAQRIILELKDKIAKEQSGAPVGGVSTGAFSSKAAEAAAALAVLGYSSQEVSAAMKGIDVESLPLEEIIRACLKKMVK, from the coding sequence ATGTTTTATTATCTGGACGGCACGGTGGCGGAGCTGCAGCCCTACCTGGCGGTGATCGACTGCGGCGGGGTGGGGTATGCCTGCATGACCACCAACAATACGCTCTCCGCTTTGAAAAAGGGAGAGAGGGCCCGGCTCTATACCTACCTCCATGTGGGGGAGAATGTGTTCGGTCTCTACGGCTTTAGGACCCAGAGCGAGCTGAACAGCTTCAAAATGCTGATCAGCGTCTCGGGCGTGGGGCCCAAGGCGGCATTGGCCATCTTGTCGGTGGGTACGCCGGAGACTCTTGCCATGGCCATTGTCACCGGCGACGAAAAGGCGTTGACCGTGGCCCCGGGAATCGGCAAGAAGATCGCCCAGCGCATCATCCTGGAGCTGAAGGACAAGATCGCAAAGGAGCAGTCCGGCGCGCCCGTGGGCGGGGTGAGCACGGGTGCCTTTTCCTCCAAGGCAGCGGAGGCGGCGGCGGCTCTTGCGGTGCTGGGTTATTCCAGCCAAGAGGTGTCCGCGGCCATGAAGGGGATCGACGTGGAGTCTTTGCCGCTGGAGGAGATCATCCGCGCCTGCCTTAAAAAGATGGTGAAGTGA
- the ruvB gene encoding Holliday junction branch migration DNA helicase RuvB: protein MSIDFGNDIYEEPLVTTSFLQEDASEGSLRPKSLKEYIGQEKAKENLSVFIEAARRRTESLDHVLLHGPPGLGKTTLAGIIAAEMGVNIRITSGPAIEKPGDLAALLTNLNENDILFVDEIHRLNRSVEEILYPAMEDFAIDIIVGKGPSANSIRLDLPRFTLIGATTRAGQLSAPLRDRFGVTLRLELYTPEELTQIVTRSAGILNVPIQLEGALEIARRSRGTPRIANRMLRRVRDFAEVRADGTITRDVADLALSALEIDYLGLDPIDRRMLRAIMENYGGGPVGLETLAATIGEESITLEDVYEPYLMQLGFLTRTPRGRCVTQKAYQHLHVSIPGGAAPASPMDQLTLE, encoded by the coding sequence TTGAGCATTGATTTTGGTAACGACATCTACGAAGAGCCGCTGGTCACCACCTCCTTTTTGCAGGAGGACGCCAGCGAAGGGTCTTTGCGCCCCAAAAGCTTAAAAGAATACATCGGCCAGGAAAAGGCCAAGGAAAACCTCTCCGTTTTCATCGAGGCGGCCCGCCGGCGCACGGAGTCCCTGGACCATGTGCTGCTCCACGGCCCGCCCGGCCTGGGCAAGACCACCCTTGCCGGCATCATCGCGGCGGAGATGGGCGTTAACATCCGCATCACCTCCGGCCCTGCCATCGAAAAGCCGGGAGATTTGGCGGCGCTGCTGACCAATTTGAATGAAAATGACATCCTCTTTGTGGATGAGATCCACCGGCTGAACCGGTCGGTGGAGGAGATTCTATATCCCGCCATGGAGGACTTTGCCATCGACATCATCGTGGGCAAGGGCCCCTCGGCCAACTCCATCCGGCTGGATCTGCCCAGGTTTACGCTCATCGGCGCCACCACCCGGGCGGGTCAGCTCTCCGCGCCGCTCAGGGACCGTTTCGGCGTCACGCTGCGGCTGGAGCTCTACACGCCGGAGGAGCTCACTCAGATCGTGACGCGCAGCGCCGGGATTTTGAACGTGCCTATCCAGTTGGAGGGCGCGCTGGAGATTGCCAGACGCTCCCGGGGGACGCCCCGCATCGCCAACCGGATGCTGCGCCGGGTACGTGATTTTGCCGAGGTGCGGGCCGACGGCACCATCACAAGAGACGTGGCGGACCTGGCCCTTTCCGCGCTGGAGATCGACTATTTGGGGCTGGACCCCATCGACCGGCGGATGCTGCGGGCCATCATGGAGAACTACGGCGGCGGCCCGGTGGGGCTGGAGACGCTGGCCGCCACCATCGGCGAGGAGTCCATCACCCTGGAGGACGTCTACGAGCCCTATCTGATGCAGCTTGGATTCCTCACCAGAACGCCCCGGGGCCGTTGCGTGACCCAAAAGGCCTATCAGCACCTCCATGTTTCCATCCCCGGCGGCGCCGCGCCTGCGTCGCCCATGGACCAGTTGACGCTGGAATGA